In Vigna radiata var. radiata cultivar VC1973A unplaced genomic scaffold, Vradiata_ver6 scaffold_147, whole genome shotgun sequence, one DNA window encodes the following:
- the LOC106778671 gene encoding protein SIEVE ELEMENT OCCLUSION B isoform X2, with the protein MSSKQVSSNTLLQEKLVLNPFDVNDDQMLEKIYMTHYHCVEKYDVGSLHSIASKVIDHSIEIAHSIKNGEQNEQVREEKDTLISCPRFPTLKRISCQMICTGRGEQYAHQTTMLILEQLREYSWDAKAVIALAAFALEYGKFWQLVPIPRDKLGKSLAELNGLHSIMENMQQLDHFNNLVKKVMEVVKCITHWKKLITGDYNVKDVPALTDTLHEIPVLAYWTIITLVTCTSHIDFLGDKGYRYDLSKFDYKLDYILKNFKEHQDKCNTQIERIKDYSKRKDIINNSTETDIVKYLEALIIPVDPQDPRPVVYNVLAQKEAGIGVFKNKYVLLFISGTDNIDYETQLLISIDVKLREEPKEVEGYRKEDFSILWIPIVSVWDEEQRKKVENISEVGWYVVKEFKFKTGIDLIKEVFNYKGNPIILLISPQGKVENHDAKQIISTWGIEGFPFRTSDHIRLTQQWNWFWTEIKNLSSTIRELINRDCYIFIYGGTNSKWIENFSSAVEKLKNSGTFSLVETTIESYKLGSESPKNVPRFWITIDNMLASRKRIKKGDAEVEDSTTREIKNLLSLKQDPNGWAILTKGSHVKLLGFGDAMLRTVMDLEIWKEKLDHEVSFDVAFKDYYEKCEFKSVPKKCEHREFANYPTDILAHLPCPNKKCGHEMGVASVKYKCCHGLETGDIA; encoded by the exons ATGTCGTCTAAGCAAGTTTCCAGTAACACTCTTCTTCAGGAGAAGCTCGTGCTTAACCCATTTGATGTCAATGACGATCAGATGTTGGAGAAAATATACATGACTCATTACCATTGTGTTGAGAAGTACGACGTTGGATCTCTTCACAGTATTGCTTCAAAAGTTATCGACCACTCAATTGAAATTGCTCATTCGATCAAG AATGGGGAACAAAATGAACAAGTCAGAGAAGAAAAGGATACATTAATATCTTGCCCTCGATTCCCTACCTTGAAGCGAATTTCTTGCCAG ATGATTTGCACGGGTCGTGGAGAGCAATATGCCCATCAAACAACGATGTTGATCCTTGAACAGCTGAGAGAGTATTCCTGGGATGCAAAAGCAGTGATAGCTCTGGCGGCGTTTGCTCTTGAGTATGGCAAGTTTTGGCAACTCGTCCCCATTCCACGCGACAAACTTGGAAAATCATTGGCAGAGTTGAATGGACTTCATAGCATCATGGAAAACATGCAGCAGCTAGATCACTTCAACAATTTGGTGAAGAAGGTTATGGAAGTAGTTAAATGCATCACTCATTGGAAGAAGCTCATTACTGGAGACTATAACGTAAAAGATGTTCCTGCTTTGACCGACACTTTGCATGAGATTCCTGTTCTTGCGTACTGGACCATTATTACCTTGGTCACTTGTACAAGCCACATTGATTTCTTGGGTGacaa GGGATACAGATATGACTTATCCAAATTTGACTATAAGTTGGACTACATTCTCAAAAATTTCAAGGAGCATCAGGATAAGTGCAACACACAAATAG AGCGAATAAAAGATTATTCAAAGCGGAAGGATATTATCAACAATTCAACTGAAACTGACATTGTAAAATATTTGGAAGCTCTTATTATCCCCGTTGATCCTCAGGATCCAAGACCAGTAGTGTATAATGTTCTTGCCCAAAAAGAG GCTGGAATTGGAGTATTCAAGAACAAGTATGTCTTGTTGTTTATTTCGGGCACTGACAACATTGACTATGAGACTCAGCTTTTGATATCAATTGATGTGAAATTGAGGGAAGAGCCTAAAGAGGTTGAAGGTTACAGAAAAGAGGATTTCAGTATTTTGTGGATCCCCATTGTGAGTGTTTGGGATGAAGAGCAAAGgaaaaaggtagaaaatatTTCTGAGGTTGGGTGGTACGTAGTGAAggaattcaaattcaaaacagGTATTGATCTTATCAAAGAGGTATTCAACTACAAGGGTAACCCCATTATCTTGCTGATTAGTCCTCAGGGTAAAGTGGAAAACCATGATGCAAAACAAATTATTTCCACATGGGGGATTGAGGGATTCCCTTTCAGAACCTCTGACCATATTCGACTTACTCAGCAATGGAACTGGTTTTGGACTGAAATAAAGAACCTCAGTTCAACAATAAGGGAATTG ATCAACAGGGACTGTTACATCTTCATTTATGGAGGTACCAACAGCAAGTGGATTGAAAATTTCAGCTCAGCTGTggagaaattgaaaaatagtgGAACTTTCAGCCTAGTGGAAACCACGATTGAGTCCTATAAATTGGGAAGTGAGAGCCCCAAGAACGTTCCACGCTTCTGGATCACCATAGACAACATGCTTGCTAGCAGGAAACGAATAAAGAAGGGTGATGCAGAAGTGGAAGACTCCACAACAAGAGAGATTAAGAATTTGTTGTCCCTCAAACAAGATCCTAATGGATGGGCCATTCTTACAAAAGGGTCTCACGTGAAGCTTCTAGGTTTTGGTGATGCTATGCTTAGAACTGTCATGGACTTGgaaatttggaaagaaaaattgGACCATGAAGTGAGCTTTGATGTAGCTTTCAAGGATTATTACGAGAAATGCGAGTTTAAGAGTGTTCCTAAAAAATGTGAACATAGGGAATTTGCTAATTATCCCACGGATATTCTAGCTCACTTACCATGTCCAAATAAGAAGTGTGGACATGAAATGGGAGTAGCTTCTGTTAAATACAAATGTTGCCATGGTCTTGAAACTGGTGACATTGCCTAA
- the LOC106778671 gene encoding protein SIEVE ELEMENT OCCLUSION B isoform X1, which translates to MSSKQVSSNTLLQEKLVLNPFDVNDDQMLEKIYMTHYHCVEKYDVGSLHSIASKVIDHSIEIAHSIKQNGEQNEQVREEKDTLISCPRFPTLKRISCQMICTGRGEQYAHQTTMLILEQLREYSWDAKAVIALAAFALEYGKFWQLVPIPRDKLGKSLAELNGLHSIMENMQQLDHFNNLVKKVMEVVKCITHWKKLITGDYNVKDVPALTDTLHEIPVLAYWTIITLVTCTSHIDFLGDKGYRYDLSKFDYKLDYILKNFKEHQDKCNTQIERIKDYSKRKDIINNSTETDIVKYLEALIIPVDPQDPRPVVYNVLAQKEAGIGVFKNKYVLLFISGTDNIDYETQLLISIDVKLREEPKEVEGYRKEDFSILWIPIVSVWDEEQRKKVENISEVGWYVVKEFKFKTGIDLIKEVFNYKGNPIILLISPQGKVENHDAKQIISTWGIEGFPFRTSDHIRLTQQWNWFWTEIKNLSSTIRELINRDCYIFIYGGTNSKWIENFSSAVEKLKNSGTFSLVETTIESYKLGSESPKNVPRFWITIDNMLASRKRIKKGDAEVEDSTTREIKNLLSLKQDPNGWAILTKGSHVKLLGFGDAMLRTVMDLEIWKEKLDHEVSFDVAFKDYYEKCEFKSVPKKCEHREFANYPTDILAHLPCPNKKCGHEMGVASVKYKCCHGLETGDIA; encoded by the exons ATGTCGTCTAAGCAAGTTTCCAGTAACACTCTTCTTCAGGAGAAGCTCGTGCTTAACCCATTTGATGTCAATGACGATCAGATGTTGGAGAAAATATACATGACTCATTACCATTGTGTTGAGAAGTACGACGTTGGATCTCTTCACAGTATTGCTTCAAAAGTTATCGACCACTCAATTGAAATTGCTCATTCGATCAAG CAGAATGGGGAACAAAATGAACAAGTCAGAGAAGAAAAGGATACATTAATATCTTGCCCTCGATTCCCTACCTTGAAGCGAATTTCTTGCCAG ATGATTTGCACGGGTCGTGGAGAGCAATATGCCCATCAAACAACGATGTTGATCCTTGAACAGCTGAGAGAGTATTCCTGGGATGCAAAAGCAGTGATAGCTCTGGCGGCGTTTGCTCTTGAGTATGGCAAGTTTTGGCAACTCGTCCCCATTCCACGCGACAAACTTGGAAAATCATTGGCAGAGTTGAATGGACTTCATAGCATCATGGAAAACATGCAGCAGCTAGATCACTTCAACAATTTGGTGAAGAAGGTTATGGAAGTAGTTAAATGCATCACTCATTGGAAGAAGCTCATTACTGGAGACTATAACGTAAAAGATGTTCCTGCTTTGACCGACACTTTGCATGAGATTCCTGTTCTTGCGTACTGGACCATTATTACCTTGGTCACTTGTACAAGCCACATTGATTTCTTGGGTGacaa GGGATACAGATATGACTTATCCAAATTTGACTATAAGTTGGACTACATTCTCAAAAATTTCAAGGAGCATCAGGATAAGTGCAACACACAAATAG AGCGAATAAAAGATTATTCAAAGCGGAAGGATATTATCAACAATTCAACTGAAACTGACATTGTAAAATATTTGGAAGCTCTTATTATCCCCGTTGATCCTCAGGATCCAAGACCAGTAGTGTATAATGTTCTTGCCCAAAAAGAG GCTGGAATTGGAGTATTCAAGAACAAGTATGTCTTGTTGTTTATTTCGGGCACTGACAACATTGACTATGAGACTCAGCTTTTGATATCAATTGATGTGAAATTGAGGGAAGAGCCTAAAGAGGTTGAAGGTTACAGAAAAGAGGATTTCAGTATTTTGTGGATCCCCATTGTGAGTGTTTGGGATGAAGAGCAAAGgaaaaaggtagaaaatatTTCTGAGGTTGGGTGGTACGTAGTGAAggaattcaaattcaaaacagGTATTGATCTTATCAAAGAGGTATTCAACTACAAGGGTAACCCCATTATCTTGCTGATTAGTCCTCAGGGTAAAGTGGAAAACCATGATGCAAAACAAATTATTTCCACATGGGGGATTGAGGGATTCCCTTTCAGAACCTCTGACCATATTCGACTTACTCAGCAATGGAACTGGTTTTGGACTGAAATAAAGAACCTCAGTTCAACAATAAGGGAATTG ATCAACAGGGACTGTTACATCTTCATTTATGGAGGTACCAACAGCAAGTGGATTGAAAATTTCAGCTCAGCTGTggagaaattgaaaaatagtgGAACTTTCAGCCTAGTGGAAACCACGATTGAGTCCTATAAATTGGGAAGTGAGAGCCCCAAGAACGTTCCACGCTTCTGGATCACCATAGACAACATGCTTGCTAGCAGGAAACGAATAAAGAAGGGTGATGCAGAAGTGGAAGACTCCACAACAAGAGAGATTAAGAATTTGTTGTCCCTCAAACAAGATCCTAATGGATGGGCCATTCTTACAAAAGGGTCTCACGTGAAGCTTCTAGGTTTTGGTGATGCTATGCTTAGAACTGTCATGGACTTGgaaatttggaaagaaaaattgGACCATGAAGTGAGCTTTGATGTAGCTTTCAAGGATTATTACGAGAAATGCGAGTTTAAGAGTGTTCCTAAAAAATGTGAACATAGGGAATTTGCTAATTATCCCACGGATATTCTAGCTCACTTACCATGTCCAAATAAGAAGTGTGGACATGAAATGGGAGTAGCTTCTGTTAAATACAAATGTTGCCATGGTCTTGAAACTGGTGACATTGCCTAA